One window of the Salvia splendens isolate huo1 chromosome 1, SspV2, whole genome shotgun sequence genome contains the following:
- the LOC121794029 gene encoding chemocyanin-like, whose protein sequence is MKRALCLSRALLSSTISSLITIKKAPKISYPTVKKSVRERERESMAMSMAVCLIVVLGWFEVTKGGVYKVGDSAGWTTIGNVDYKLWSSTKTFQLGDVIVFEYNPQFHNVMQVIHSEYKACNASSPISTHTTGNDSITINTHGHHFFVCGVPGHCQSGQKVDINVLRSPSPMPSLSAPLPPPAAPSPSPSAAPPSLQLRCLLPNLLLLYLFITIFA, encoded by the exons atgaaaAGGGCTTTATGTTTGAGTAGAGCACTGCTGTCATCAACAATATCATCactcatcaccatcaaaaaagCTCCCAAAATTTCATATCCTACTGTGAAAAAAAgtgttagagagagagagagagagagcatggCAATGAGCATGGCAGTGTGTTTGATAGTAGTATTAGGTTGGTTTGAAGTAACAAAAGGAGGTGTTTATAAGGTGGGAGATTCAGCAGGCTGGACTACCATTGGCAATGTTGATTACAAGCTCTGGTCTTCCACTAAAACATTTCAACTTGGAGATGTTAttg TATTTGAGTACAACCCTCAATTCCACAATGTGATGCAAGTGATCCACTCGGAGTACAAGGCGTGTAACGCATCATCCCCCATCTCCACCCACACCACGGGCAACGACTCCATCACCATCAACACTCACGGCCACCACTTCTTTGTCTGCGGTGTCCCCGGCCACTGCCAATCCGGCCAGAAAGTCGACATCAATGTGCTTCGTTCTCCTTCACCTATGCCTTCCCTCTCCGCGCCTCTCCCCCCACCTGCCGCCCCTTCACCCTCACCCAGCGCCGCACCTCCTTCTCTCCAACTCCGATGCCTTCTTCCCAATCTTCTTTTGCTTTACTTGTTCATTACCATTTTTGCATAA